One genomic window of Luteitalea pratensis includes the following:
- a CDS encoding ferritin-like domain-containing protein, whose translation MAEAGTLHDAFIDELRDTYDAEKQLTKALPKLAKAASDPTLRQAFESHLEETRRQIARLEQVFESLDEKVRGKHCDGIAGIIEEGKAVMEEDFDETTMDACLIASGQRAEHYEMAAYGTLVAWATAMGHTDAARLLQETLDEEKAADEKLSSLAEGGINQAAAGAGQPDEEEDEPAAVGAGAKKTAAAKAKKAGARR comes from the coding sequence ATGGCTGAAGCAGGCACGCTCCACGACGCATTCATCGACGAACTGCGCGACACGTATGACGCCGAGAAACAGTTGACCAAGGCGCTGCCGAAACTGGCAAAGGCAGCCTCCGACCCGACGCTGCGCCAGGCGTTCGAAAGCCACCTCGAGGAGACGCGCCGCCAGATCGCACGGCTGGAACAGGTCTTCGAGAGCCTGGACGAAAAGGTCCGCGGAAAGCACTGCGACGGGATCGCCGGGATCATCGAGGAAGGCAAGGCCGTCATGGAGGAAGACTTCGACGAGACAACAATGGACGCTTGCCTGATTGCGTCCGGCCAGCGCGCCGAGCACTACGAGATGGCCGCCTACGGCACGTTGGTTGCGTGGGCGACCGCGATGGGCCACACGGACGCGGCGCGCCTGCTGCAGGAAACCCTCGACGAGGAGAAAGCCGCGGACGAGAAGTTGTCGTCGCTGGCCGAGGGCGGGATCAACCAGGCTGCCGCAGGAGCGGGGCAGCCCGACGAAGAGGAAGACGAGCCCGCCGCCGTCGGTGCTGGCGCGAAGAAGACGGCTGCGGCGAAAGCCAAAAAAGCCGGCGCGAGGCGCTAG
- a CDS encoding TOTE conflict system archaeo-eukaryotic primase domain-containing protein, which translates to MFRSLFRGRDDVYPRRFESRKTGRSGYAPACAHEWVRGICEKPRIKCAECAHRRFLPVTDEVIRWHLSGQDAAGQPFVAGVYPLLLDETCFFLAADFDKTTWRDDALAYANACRALDVPAAIERSRSGQGAHVWIFFDEALPAALARRLGTHLLTEAMESRPDMGFDSYDRLFPNQDTLPKGGFGNLIALPLQRQPRALGHTVFLTDDLEPVADQWAYLARVRKAPRTRVEAVVQNAERHGRVIGVRLPPEDEDEATPWTAPPSKRRGSTAVAGTLPATLELILANQVYVAKDALPPGLRNHLLRLAAFQNPEFYKAQAMRLSTHDTPRVIACAEDHAQHIALPRGCLDDVRQLLDGLGVRATVRDERRRGGPLDVAFQGELRPEQRAAATAMIAHDTGVLAATTAFGKTVVAAWLIAQRRVNTLVLVHRRQLQDQWVERLSAFLAIEPKSIGRIGGGMNRPTGLLDVALIQSLARKGVVDDRVADYGHVIVDECHHLSAHSFEQVVRQAKARYVVGLSATVARKDGHHPIITMQCGPVRHHVSARAQAAARPFEHYVRVQPTSFRSARPPDTDKRVEFHTLYQELVEDGTRNRRICEDVLEAVRMGRSPLLLTERNDHLDRLERDLGSHVEHLVVLRAGMRKKQRRALMERLAAIPHDAPRVILATGKYIGEGFDDARLDTLFLTLPVSWRGTIAQYAGRLHRLADGKREVQIFDYADLDVPMLARMFDRRCRGYEAVGYTVLLPASAIPGWPGDVVLPSDPVWKRDYSGSVRRLVRDGVDTPLASLFVHAARDVSADAEGADRARSATEAFLYRRLQSLPETRGRFTVNESLPVAFDGMARLEVDLLCTDARVAVELDGAQHLADPVAYRRDRRKDRLLQESGYLVLRFLAEDVGKELDTVLDDILRALAARRDPEA; encoded by the coding sequence GTGTTCCGCTCGCTCTTCCGTGGCAGGGACGACGTCTACCCTCGCCGCTTCGAGAGCCGGAAGACCGGGCGATCCGGCTACGCACCCGCCTGTGCCCATGAGTGGGTGCGGGGCATCTGCGAGAAGCCGCGCATCAAGTGCGCGGAGTGTGCCCATCGACGGTTTCTCCCGGTGACCGACGAGGTCATCCGGTGGCATTTGTCCGGTCAAGACGCCGCGGGCCAGCCCTTTGTCGCTGGGGTGTATCCCCTGCTCCTGGACGAGACCTGCTTCTTCCTCGCTGCAGACTTCGACAAGACGACCTGGAGAGACGATGCGTTGGCGTATGCCAACGCCTGCAGGGCACTGGACGTGCCGGCGGCCATCGAGCGTTCGCGGTCGGGCCAGGGCGCACACGTCTGGATCTTCTTTGATGAAGCGCTTCCGGCTGCCCTGGCTCGCCGGCTCGGGACGCACCTCCTGACCGAGGCCATGGAGTCGCGCCCGGACATGGGCTTCGACTCGTACGACCGCCTCTTCCCGAATCAGGACACGCTTCCGAAGGGCGGCTTCGGCAACCTGATCGCGCTGCCGCTGCAGCGGCAACCACGCGCATTGGGCCACACGGTCTTCCTCACCGACGACCTCGAGCCGGTGGCCGATCAATGGGCGTACCTCGCGCGCGTTCGTAAGGCGCCGCGCACTCGCGTCGAAGCGGTCGTCCAGAACGCCGAACGCCACGGCCGCGTCATCGGCGTGCGGCTGCCGCCTGAGGACGAGGATGAGGCGACGCCGTGGACAGCACCACCATCGAAACGGCGAGGATCGACCGCGGTCGCTGGCACGTTGCCGGCCACGCTGGAACTGATCCTCGCCAACCAGGTGTATGTCGCGAAGGACGCGCTGCCTCCCGGCCTCCGGAATCACTTGTTGCGGCTGGCGGCCTTCCAGAATCCGGAGTTCTACAAGGCCCAGGCGATGCGGCTGTCGACGCACGACACGCCGCGAGTGATCGCGTGCGCCGAGGACCACGCGCAGCATATCGCGCTGCCACGAGGATGTCTGGATGACGTCCGCCAGTTGCTGGACGGTCTCGGCGTTCGCGCCACCGTCCGGGATGAGCGTCGCCGGGGCGGACCGCTCGACGTGGCATTCCAGGGCGAGTTGCGCCCTGAGCAGCGGGCCGCCGCCACTGCGATGATCGCTCACGACACGGGAGTACTCGCCGCCACGACGGCATTCGGCAAGACCGTCGTCGCGGCGTGGCTCATCGCGCAACGCCGCGTCAACACGCTGGTGTTGGTGCATCGGCGTCAGTTGCAGGATCAGTGGGTCGAGCGCCTGTCAGCCTTCCTCGCCATCGAGCCGAAGTCGATTGGGCGAATCGGCGGCGGCATGAACCGGCCGACCGGCCTGCTCGACGTCGCGCTCATCCAGAGCCTGGCCCGGAAGGGCGTCGTCGACGATCGCGTCGCTGACTACGGCCACGTGATCGTGGATGAGTGCCATCACCTGTCGGCGCACAGCTTCGAGCAGGTCGTCCGCCAGGCGAAGGCCAGGTACGTCGTCGGGCTCTCGGCGACGGTCGCGCGCAAGGACGGCCATCACCCGATCATCACCATGCAGTGTGGGCCCGTCAGGCATCACGTCAGCGCCCGGGCACAAGCGGCCGCGCGGCCCTTCGAGCACTACGTGCGCGTCCAGCCGACATCATTCCGATCGGCACGGCCGCCCGACACCGACAAGCGGGTGGAGTTCCACACGCTCTACCAGGAGTTGGTCGAGGACGGAACCCGCAATAGGCGCATCTGCGAGGATGTGCTCGAGGCCGTTCGCATGGGGCGGTCTCCCTTGCTGCTGACGGAACGGAACGACCATCTGGACCGGCTCGAACGCGACCTCGGGTCGCACGTCGAGCACCTCGTCGTTCTGAGAGCCGGCATGCGGAAGAAGCAGCGGCGGGCCCTCATGGAACGGCTGGCGGCGATCCCGCACGACGCGCCCAGGGTCATCCTTGCCACCGGGAAGTACATCGGTGAGGGGTTCGACGATGCGCGCCTCGACACGCTGTTCCTCACGCTGCCGGTGTCGTGGCGCGGGACCATCGCGCAGTATGCAGGACGCCTGCATCGACTCGCCGATGGCAAGCGCGAGGTGCAGATCTTCGACTACGCAGACCTCGATGTGCCGATGCTCGCGCGCATGTTCGATCGGCGGTGCCGCGGCTACGAGGCCGTGGGCTATACAGTGCTCCTGCCAGCCAGTGCGATCCCCGGATGGCCGGGCGATGTCGTGCTGCCATCGGACCCGGTCTGGAAGCGCGATTACTCTGGCAGCGTCCGACGACTCGTGCGTGACGGGGTCGACACCCCGCTGGCCAGCCTGTTCGTCCATGCGGCGCGCGACGTGTCGGCAGACGCCGAGGGCGCCGATCGCGCCCGCAGCGCCACCGAGGCGTTCCTCTATCGACGACTGCAGTCGCTACCCGAGACGCGGGGACGATTCACCGTCAACGAGTCGCTACCCGTCGCATTCGACGGAATGGCACGCCTCGAGGTGGATCTGCTGTGCACCGACGCGCGCGTGGCCGTCGAACTGGATGGCGCGCAGCACCTCGCGGATCCGGTGGCGTATCGACGCGACCGGCGGAAGGATCGCCTGCTTCAGGAGAGTGGGTACCTGGTCCTGCGCTTCCTCGCCGAGGATGTGGGCAAGGAACTGGACACGGTGCTCGACGATATCCTGCGAGCACTCGCCGCTCGGCGTGACCCGGAAGCGTAG
- a CDS encoding sensor histidine kinase: MEASGKLHADDRIHHGFTFRSVLAEFRALRATVLRLYEESGHSDLTDVRRFNEAIDETMTESMDRFAVQTDMFRDQFIGVLSHDLRTPLGAITAGAALLAAPDDNPERRARVATSVMSSAQRMGRMTGDLLDLTRTRLGGSIPLKRRPANLQQVCEEAMMEIRAGHSEAVVQSRASGDLSGEWDTDRLTQVVSNLVGNAIQHGSGTPITLTASEQDDSVTLAVHNGGPPIPSELLPLVFEPLTRGAAEAGSQSIGLGLFIARAIVSAHGGQIDVRSSTNEGTAFNVTLPKAR, from the coding sequence ATGGAAGCCTCCGGGAAGCTTCACGCCGATGATCGGATCCACCACGGGTTCACGTTCCGGTCGGTGCTCGCGGAGTTTCGAGCTCTCCGCGCGACCGTGCTGCGGCTGTATGAGGAAAGCGGGCACTCAGACCTCACCGATGTCCGGCGATTCAATGAAGCGATTGACGAGACGATGACGGAGTCGATGGACCGCTTCGCGGTGCAGACCGACATGTTCCGCGATCAATTCATCGGTGTCCTGAGTCACGACCTCCGCACTCCGCTTGGCGCGATCACGGCCGGCGCCGCGCTTCTAGCCGCGCCCGACGACAATCCAGAACGACGCGCTCGGGTCGCGACGAGCGTGATGAGCAGCGCGCAACGCATGGGGCGCATGACTGGCGATCTCTTGGACCTGACCCGGACGAGGTTAGGTGGGTCAATTCCGCTAAAGCGGCGGCCCGCAAACCTTCAGCAGGTTTGCGAGGAAGCGATGATGGAGATTCGCGCGGGCCACTCCGAGGCAGTCGTGCAGTCGCGCGCGAGCGGTGATCTGTCGGGCGAATGGGATACGGACCGGCTGACGCAGGTCGTTTCGAACCTGGTCGGAAACGCGATACAGCACGGCAGTGGAACGCCCATCACCCTCACTGCTTCGGAGCAGGACGATTCGGTAACGCTGGCCGTGCACAACGGCGGCCCGCCCATTCCCTCGGAGCTCCTGCCCTTGGTGTTCGAACCGCTTACTCGCGGAGCCGCCGAGGCCGGGTCGCAGAGCATCGGCTTGGGCCTGTTCATAGCGCGGGCGATCGTGTCGGCGCACGGTGGACAAATTGACGTGCGTTCGTCGACCAATGAGGGGACGGCGTTCAACGTGACGTTGCCGAAGGCCCGGTAG
- a CDS encoding DUF6766 family protein, translating into MKWFRDRALTLVLMAMFLLSLAAQIVTGLSEYNATQREHGAPLVSSTGYLATGHPWEALFENWESEFLQMAVFVLLTTWLVQKGSPESRRPGAKELVDTDPRDFAHDPEAPWPVRRGGWILRLYEHSLGLAFILLFLLSWIGHALGGSSDYAAEAVLHHQPQPTFTDYVTSSRFWFESFQNWQSEFLAIAAMVWLAVYLRQRWSPESKPVHAPHAETGR; encoded by the coding sequence GTGAAGTGGTTTCGTGATCGCGCATTGACGCTGGTGCTGATGGCGATGTTTCTGCTCTCCCTCGCCGCACAGATAGTCACGGGCCTGTCCGAATACAACGCCACACAACGCGAGCACGGCGCGCCACTCGTGAGCAGCACCGGCTACCTGGCGACGGGGCATCCATGGGAAGCCCTCTTTGAGAACTGGGAGAGCGAATTCCTGCAGATGGCCGTGTTCGTCTTGCTGACGACGTGGCTCGTACAGAAGGGTTCGCCGGAATCGAGACGACCGGGCGCGAAAGAGCTCGTGGACACGGATCCCCGAGACTTCGCACACGATCCCGAGGCTCCGTGGCCAGTCAGGCGGGGCGGCTGGATCCTGCGGCTCTATGAGCATTCGCTCGGGCTCGCATTCATTCTGCTGTTCCTGCTGTCGTGGATCGGCCATGCGCTCGGCGGCTCTTCGGACTATGCCGCCGAGGCAGTCCTGCACCATCAGCCTCAGCCGACGTTCACCGACTATGTCACTTCGTCCCGTTTCTGGTTCGAGTCGTTTCAGAACTGGCAGAGTGAGTTCCTCGCTATCGCGGCGATGGTGTGGCTCGCCGTCTACCTTCGACAACGATGGTCGCCGGAATCCAAACCGGTGCACGCACCGCATGCCGAAACGGGGCGTTGA
- a CDS encoding catalase produces the protein MTARNTSTVRHSRTTASGPAEPDASGAGDILAEKAAGTQELASAFPFNPNKAAEYDPDAALAPPEGPSVRPADPIVGASTVTERNGSDKVGSGSPNIGQNPTVGPLDRVRVDSTNRVLTTNQGVPIADNQHSLKAGLRGPTLLEDFILREKITHFDHERIPERIVHARGSAAHGVFECTQAIPEFTRASLLGEVGKQTPVFVRFSTVLGERGSTDTARDVRGFAVKFYTDQGNWDLVGNNIPVFFIQDAMKFPDLVHAAKPEPHFAMPQAGTAHDTFWDFASLMPEITHMLMWAMSDRAIPRSYRTMQGFGVHTYRLVNDEGESHFVKFHWSPKAGTHSLVWDEAVKISGADPDFHRRDLWEAIEAGAYPEYELGLQVFTEEQAEGFSFDVLDATKIVPEELVPIVPVGRMVLNRNPDNFFAETEQVAFCVAHVVPGIDFSNDPLLAGRIHSYVDTQISRLGGPNFHEIPINAPIAQVHNNQRDGIHRQAIHRGRVSYEPNSLGGGCPFQAGAAGLVSFPEPREADDHKVRGKAERFADHYTQATLFWNSQTDVEKQHIINAFRFELSRVQTPAVRERMVSGLMHVDADLAQAVATGLGIREMPTPMPKVMTRELTPEVTASPALSLFARPGDGSIRARRIAIVVADGCEAASLVALAQRLTAEGAVARFVSTALGAVEPTSGDAIEVDVSLEAAPSVLYDAMVLPAGADAVRRLQTDGRTLEFIKDQYRHCKPLLAFGEGAQLLTACGIETDAADPGLIVATTDATDATDAFVAALAKHRHFARETDPPRV, from the coding sequence ATGACCGCCAGAAACACGAGCACCGTACGTCATAGCCGAACGACCGCGAGCGGTCCGGCCGAGCCAGACGCGTCAGGTGCTGGCGACATCCTCGCCGAGAAAGCGGCAGGCACGCAGGAGCTCGCGTCGGCGTTTCCTTTCAACCCCAACAAGGCGGCCGAATATGATCCGGACGCGGCGCTCGCTCCTCCTGAGGGGCCGTCCGTCAGGCCCGCCGATCCGATTGTCGGGGCTAGTACGGTCACGGAGCGGAACGGTTCGGACAAGGTCGGCAGCGGTAGTCCCAACATCGGGCAGAATCCGACCGTTGGTCCGCTCGATCGCGTACGCGTCGATTCAACCAACCGCGTGCTCACGACCAACCAGGGCGTGCCTATCGCCGACAATCAGCACTCGCTGAAGGCAGGCCTGCGGGGACCGACCCTCCTCGAGGACTTCATCCTTCGCGAGAAGATCACGCACTTCGATCACGAGCGTATCCCCGAGCGGATTGTGCACGCGCGCGGCTCCGCGGCGCACGGCGTCTTCGAGTGTACCCAGGCGATTCCCGAGTTCACGCGCGCATCGCTCCTTGGCGAAGTCGGGAAACAGACCCCGGTCTTCGTCCGCTTCTCGACCGTGCTCGGCGAACGCGGCTCGACTGACACGGCGCGGGACGTGCGTGGGTTCGCGGTCAAGTTCTACACCGACCAAGGCAACTGGGATCTGGTGGGCAATAACATCCCGGTCTTCTTCATCCAGGACGCGATGAAGTTCCCCGACCTCGTGCACGCCGCCAAGCCCGAGCCGCATTTCGCCATGCCGCAGGCGGGAACAGCCCACGACACGTTCTGGGACTTTGCGTCGCTGATGCCGGAAATCACCCACATGCTGATGTGGGCGATGTCGGACCGCGCCATCCCGCGCAGCTATCGGACGATGCAGGGTTTCGGCGTCCATACCTACCGCCTGGTCAACGATGAGGGCGAGTCGCACTTCGTCAAGTTCCACTGGAGCCCGAAGGCAGGCACGCATTCGCTGGTCTGGGATGAGGCCGTCAAGATTTCCGGGGCGGACCCGGATTTCCATCGCCGCGACCTGTGGGAAGCCATCGAGGCGGGGGCGTACCCGGAATACGAGCTGGGGCTGCAGGTCTTCACCGAAGAGCAGGCGGAGGGCTTCAGCTTCGACGTCCTCGACGCCACGAAGATCGTCCCGGAGGAGCTCGTGCCGATCGTGCCAGTCGGCCGGATGGTCCTGAACCGGAATCCGGACAACTTCTTCGCGGAGACCGAGCAAGTGGCGTTCTGCGTGGCGCACGTCGTGCCCGGCATCGACTTCTCCAACGACCCGCTGCTGGCCGGTCGCATTCATTCGTACGTCGACACACAGATTTCACGGCTCGGCGGTCCGAACTTTCACGAAATCCCGATCAACGCGCCGATCGCCCAGGTGCACAACAACCAGCGTGACGGGATACACCGCCAGGCGATCCATCGGGGCCGCGTCTCTTACGAGCCGAACTCGCTCGGGGGCGGCTGTCCCTTCCAGGCCGGCGCCGCTGGGTTGGTCTCCTTCCCGGAACCTCGAGAGGCCGACGACCACAAGGTTCGCGGGAAGGCGGAGCGATTCGCCGACCACTACACGCAAGCGACGTTGTTCTGGAACAGCCAGACTGACGTCGAAAAGCAACACATCATCAACGCGTTCCGGTTCGAGTTGTCCCGCGTCCAGACCCCCGCCGTCCGCGAGCGCATGGTCTCGGGCCTGATGCATGTGGACGCTGACCTGGCACAAGCCGTCGCGACAGGGCTCGGGATCCGGGAGATGCCCACCCCGATGCCCAAGGTGATGACGCGCGAGCTCACGCCCGAAGTGACCGCATCGCCCGCCTTGTCACTGTTCGCCAGACCCGGCGACGGCAGCATTCGCGCCAGGCGGATCGCCATCGTCGTAGCCGATGGCTGCGAGGCAGCCTCGCTCGTCGCGCTCGCCCAGCGCCTCACCGCCGAAGGTGCCGTCGCCCGCTTTGTGTCCACGGCGCTCGGCGCGGTGGAACCAACATCAGGCGATGCCATCGAAGTGGACGTGAGCCTCGAAGCGGCGCCATCGGTGCTCTACGACGCGATGGTGCTTCCTGCTGGCGCTGACGCCGTACGTCGGCTGCAGACCGATGGGCGCACACTCGAGTTCATCAAGGATCAATACCGCCATTGCAAGCCCCTGCTGGCCTTCGGCGAGGGTGCACAGCTGCTCACCGCGTGCGGGATCGAGACCGACGCGGCCGACCCCGGCCTCATCGTGGCGACGACCGATGCGACGGACGCGACTGACGCCTTCGTCGCGGCACTGGCCAAGCATCGGCACTTTGCTCGGGAGACCGATCCACCGCGCGTGTGA
- a CDS encoding S41 family peptidase, translating into MRRVATHACVLALLCAPALAARYAEPDTGVARLVALGRLWATVKYFHPGVSDANPGDWDTVLLEAIPRVQAARSTEEYAAAVRGMLESLDDSLTRVGEDVPEPAVPNYGFSSVERRGRVLLVTSGPVAGDPLDTATAVREHFGQADAVIFDLRPGAVHPWLWDARWFSNEPLPHPAHRFRLHAGNIPIRGAPDTPFFSGLVTRSAPLSPTTTGASDIRAVFVVRDGHALPLLAAALQDVGRGWIVSEQSIDDRAFARHGYARHYRMSLGENLSAVVRTSEMLHHDGTVGLLADAVSPPDALAVAFDAARKSIPRATRRTARSAYEVKRPELAYGDVAFPSEPLRLLAVFRSWAVFEWLYPYRSLMERDWDAVLEETVPKVMAAHDARAYHLAMAEMIGHVGDTHAVVGSGELNEFWGPAAPALALRPVEGRPVVVAITDPSADLGDVSIGDVVLAVDSQPAESRLATLTRYISASTPQALRRDAVNRLLRGADGSLARIRLLKRDGSEKDTALPRRRDFLARSWAPTPGSAVTVLPENIGYIDLRVLQPHDVDSAFASVQNTSAIIFDMRGYPNNTRSAIAAKLTNRTRIDGATISIPIAFEPGSQTVQSFRSVIELTPSSTPYQGRTVMLIDDRAQSQSEATAQTLRAVHGTRFVGTATAGANGEGSNFAVPGGIQIGMTATAVSKLDGTQLQRIGVTPDIEVRPTIAGIRAGRDEVLERAVQYVRANGKP; encoded by the coding sequence ATGAGACGAGTTGCGACGCACGCGTGTGTGCTGGCGCTTCTGTGTGCGCCTGCTCTTGCCGCTCGGTATGCTGAGCCAGACACCGGGGTGGCCAGGCTGGTTGCGCTCGGCAGGTTGTGGGCGACCGTCAAGTATTTCCACCCAGGTGTGAGCGACGCCAATCCGGGTGACTGGGATACGGTACTTCTCGAAGCCATTCCCCGGGTGCAGGCGGCTCGTTCCACCGAGGAGTACGCCGCCGCTGTGCGCGGCATGCTCGAGAGTCTCGACGATTCGCTCACCAGAGTCGGCGAAGACGTCCCCGAACCGGCGGTGCCGAACTATGGATTTTCTTCGGTCGAGCGGCGTGGACGAGTGCTGCTCGTGACCAGCGGTCCTGTCGCGGGTGACCCCTTGGACACCGCGACGGCCGTCCGGGAACATTTCGGCCAAGCCGACGCGGTGATCTTCGACCTTCGCCCTGGCGCCGTGCATCCCTGGCTGTGGGATGCCCGCTGGTTTTCGAATGAACCGCTTCCCCACCCGGCGCATCGCTTCCGCCTGCATGCCGGCAATATCCCGATCCGGGGCGCACCGGACACACCGTTCTTCTCCGGTCTGGTGACACGCTCGGCCCCGCTGAGCCCAACGACGACAGGGGCCTCTGATATCCGCGCGGTCTTCGTCGTTCGGGACGGACACGCCTTGCCGTTGCTCGCGGCAGCGCTCCAGGATGTGGGCCGTGGCTGGATCGTCTCCGAGCAGTCCATCGATGACCGTGCGTTCGCGCGTCATGGATACGCACGCCACTACCGGATGTCGTTGGGGGAGAACCTGTCCGCCGTTGTGCGCACATCAGAAATGCTCCACCACGACGGCACCGTCGGATTGCTGGCGGATGCAGTCTCGCCGCCCGACGCCCTGGCGGTGGCGTTCGACGCCGCCCGCAAGTCCATCCCGCGGGCAACGCGACGAACGGCCAGGTCGGCGTATGAGGTCAAGCGTCCAGAGCTTGCGTATGGCGACGTGGCATTCCCGAGCGAACCACTGCGCCTATTGGCAGTGTTCCGCAGTTGGGCCGTCTTCGAGTGGCTCTATCCATATCGCAGCCTGATGGAGCGGGACTGGGATGCGGTACTTGAAGAGACCGTGCCGAAGGTGATGGCCGCGCACGATGCGCGGGCGTATCACCTGGCCATGGCAGAAATGATTGGGCATGTCGGCGACACGCACGCTGTCGTTGGCAGCGGTGAGCTGAACGAGTTCTGGGGCCCGGCCGCACCGGCTCTTGCCTTGAGGCCTGTCGAGGGCCGACCGGTCGTCGTGGCGATCACCGATCCATCGGCGGACCTCGGCGACGTCTCCATCGGGGACGTCGTGCTGGCGGTCGACAGTCAGCCGGCCGAATCGCGTCTCGCGACACTGACCCGCTATATCAGTGCATCAACGCCGCAGGCGCTTCGCCGCGACGCCGTGAACCGGTTGCTGCGCGGTGCCGACGGCAGTCTTGCCCGCATCCGCCTGCTCAAGCGCGACGGGAGTGAAAAGGACACAGCCCTCCCGCGCAGGCGCGACTTCCTTGCGCGCTCCTGGGCGCCGACCCCTGGCTCGGCAGTCACGGTGCTGCCTGAGAACATCGGGTACATCGACCTGCGAGTGCTGCAGCCGCACGACGTCGACAGCGCGTTCGCGAGCGTGCAGAACACGTCGGCCATCATCTTCGACATGCGCGGCTACCCCAACAATACGCGCTCAGCGATTGCCGCCAAGCTGACCAACCGGACCCGAATAGACGGGGCCACGATATCGATTCCGATTGCGTTCGAGCCGGGGTCGCAGACGGTCCAGAGTTTTCGTAGCGTCATCGAGCTGACACCCAGCAGCACGCCGTACCAGGGCCGAACGGTGATGCTGATCGACGATCGGGCCCAGAGTCAGTCCGAAGCGACTGCGCAGACGTTGCGAGCCGTTCACGGTACCCGCTTCGTTGGCACTGCCACTGCTGGCGCGAACGGGGAGGGCTCGAACTTCGCAGTGCCCGGTGGCATTCAGATCGGCATGACGGCCACGGCGGTGTCGAAGCTCGATGGCACGCAGCTGCAACGGATTGGTGTCACACCCGACATCGAAGTGCGGCCGACGATCGCCGGCATTCGCGCGGGACGGGATGAAGTACTCGAGCGCGCCGTCCAGTACGTGCGCGCCAACGGAAAGCCGTGA
- a CDS encoding DUF5615 family PIN-like protein, with the protein MRFVVDAQLPPALARRIAAAGHLCEHVADCGVLTAPDPTIRAYANEVGAAIIT; encoded by the coding sequence GTGCGCTTCGTCGTCGACGCCCAACTCCCGCCCGCCCTCGCTCGCCGCATCGCCGCGGCCGGCCACCTCTGCGAGCACGTTGCGGATTGCGGGGTCTTGACGGCTCCGGATCCGACCATTCGCGCCTACGCCAATGAAGTCGGTGCAGCCATCATCACGTAG